ACGTGGAATTCTCATCGAGCATCGGAGGACAAATCCCTCGCGGTTGCGGCAGACCTCCCCAGTTCGAAAGCCTGCTTGAGGAAGTCCGGGTGTTTTCCTATTTCCCCTTTTCCTTCGACGGATTTCACCAGAACCCCTCCTTCATACCTCATGTCCAGCGCATCGAAAAAGTACTTGGCCACCAACTCCGCTCCCTGAAACAAGTTAGCCCCTTTTGTGGCCCCCGCTGCGATGAGGTACCCACAACCGCCCGCGTATGTTCTTTTCTCCTCTGGGGTCTTATCGAGCAATCGGCGGCACCACATAGCCTGGCACCGGTCGATGAGAGCCTTGGCCTGCGCGGTAATACCGTAGAAAAAGATCGGTGATGCCAAGATGATCGCATCCGCCTCCAGCAATCGAGGGTAAACCGACTGCATGTCGTCATCAACTACGCATTCGCCGGTTTCATCACATCCGCCGCATTCTATGCAACCGGCTATTTTCAGATCGCAGCACCGTATCGACGACACATCCGCTCCGGCGGATTTGGCACCGTCAAGAGCTTCGTCAAGGAGCATGTCGGTGTTTCCGGCTCGCCGCGGGCTACCGTAAATTCCAAGCACTTTCATTAAATTGCTCGCTCCAGCCGGCGCTACGTCGGTCAGTCACCGGCGGTCGGGGTTGATCGCTTTCAGCCAAGCCGAGGATCCTGGCCCTTGCTTCCGCAGTCCGGTATGTAACAGGTCACGTTGACAAACTCGCATTTGTCATTGCACCCCGGGCAGGTGTCCGGCGGGATTGCTCCCGCGTCGGCCTCGAAAGTGTAACCGCATTTGGGACATTTCCACGTGTTCTTTTCCATTAAACATCTCTCCTCTCAGCATCTGTTCATTAATTGAATCAGCCTATTTCTTCTTATTTTGCAGAAGGAACTTGAGATGATCGACCATGTCCTGAATATTTCGGGACAGATGCCAACGGCCGTGGGCGAAGACACCATAGTCCGCTCCCACCATGGCCGAGGCGAAGCGGGTGGAATTGGCATAGAATAACCACTCCTGGGTCCACTGCCTTTCTATGGCTTCGTCGAACATGTTGCTCTTATCAGCGACCTTCTCGTCCCAGGCCTTGAACAGTATATTGGTCGCGGTGAGAGTCATTTCATTGGTAGTGTTGATGGTATTCTCGAAGCGTTCCCAATGCCCTTTGACCCAATCTTGCGTGTGACATGCATTGCAGACCTTCTGTATCGCTTCGCGGCGTTTGGTTTGCTCCTCGGGATCGATCAAGAACTTCGCAGCGGGCTGTCCTGTCAGCGCTGTGGGCAAAGGCTGCCCGTCTTGATTCCTTATTATCGTCGTGTCCGGCGAGATGGGATGAGGGTGAGCGTAGGGCAGTCCGAATATTCTCCAGGGCAAGCGATCGTTCATCCGGTGAGTTCTTTTGGCGATCACGTCACCTTCAGGACTGACAAGAAGAGCGACGTGACAAACCGCACAGGTTGGGCCGGCAAAATCTTTGCCCACAGTCCAAGGAACGCTCTTGAATTCCCACTCGTCTCGCAGGGAGAAAAACAGATTGCCGTGCTTGCTCACGGAATAGGCCTGGTATGCCGGAACGTCCGGCCCCTTATGGCACTGGGAGCACGTGTAGGGCTTTCTGGCCATCTGCAGAGAGAATTGGTGCCTGCTGTGGCAGGGCGTGCACGATCCCTGACTCCCGTCCGTGTTTAGGCGTCCCACGGCCTGATTGGGCCAACCGGCAAGGACAGGGAATTCCATCTCGCCGAAATCGGTATCCCTCTTGTTCATGCCCTTTACTTCAATCGCAGTGCCGTGGCACTGAAAGCAGGAGTCGGCAAGGGTCTTTTCGTCAGGGTTGGCGGTCGATGTTTTCATGTCCTTGAACGTCTTTATTCCGTTAATGTCCTTGCCAAGGGTCTTGTACAGGTCGTTTTTTGCAAGATTGGCCCACGCGTGGGACATGAGATTCTTGTCGTATTCTTCCGCTTCTGTGGCGTGACAGACAGCGCAATCCTTGGGCGTCACCAAAAGGTGCACCTTCTGATCGTTGTGATTGAAGGTATCCTTGTGCGCATCCGGATTCAGCATGTGGCATTCCGCACAACCCACAACCACCGCGGAAAGTTTGTCGGGAATCTTCCGGTCCGTGATTCGCCGCTGCAACTCGGGCTTCTTGAGCGCCTCCTGCGGAGTGACGGTTGCGTGACGGCTGCGCCTCCAATCCGCGACCATCCCTGGAGTGGCGGTAGAATGGCAATCAATGCACTCCTGGGAAAGATCGCTAATAGGGGGCTTATCAGCTCCACTCGCACCATCAAGGGCGGACAAACCGACGAGAGCAGCAAGGAAGCAACACCTTAACAAAGACTCTCTCATTTTCGCGCACCCCCTGAGCCGCATAGCCCTGTTGAAAACAGGCGTCACGTTCCATCATTTCCCCGGCATAAGAAGAAAAGTGTCTTCTACTTCTCCAATTTGGCCAGTTCTTTGGCCAGGTCCTCGAGTCGGGGCATTATGTTGATGTCGTGTACGTCAATGTGACGAATTACGCCCTTCTTATCGATGACAAACAGCGCGCGCTCGGATACGCCGTCGCTTCGCAGCACCCCGTATTTTGCCGCCACCTCGCCGTGAGGCCAGAAATCCGATAGCACGGGGAACCAGAGCTTCCCCATCTGCTGAGTCCACGCATAAAGGGTCGGGACGTTGTCCACGCTGATACCGATTAGCACGGCGTCAGTCTGATCGAAAATATCTTGGGCAATATTATAACCCGGCCACTGCTGTGAACAAACGGGCGTCCACGCGGCCGGCACAAATGAAAGAACAACGTTCTTTTTGCCTCGATATTCGCTAAGCGCGACTCGGCCGCCCGCAAGATCAGGCAAAATAAAATCCGGGGCGGGGTCGCCTACCTTCATCTTCGACCCGCTATCAACGGGTTTCAGTTGACCGGGATTGTATATGCAGTAATCGAGAACGTCTCCGAACGCCGGAGCGGCAAGCGAGCACAGCACAAGAACTGCAACTACAATGCGCGAGGCAAG
This sequence is a window from Desulfomonile tiedjei. Protein-coding genes within it:
- a CDS encoding flavodoxin family protein codes for the protein MKVLGIYGSPRRAGNTDMLLDEALDGAKSAGADVSSIRCCDLKIAGCIECGGCDETGECVVDDDMQSVYPRLLEADAIILASPIFFYGITAQAKALIDRCQAMWCRRLLDKTPEEKRTYAGGCGYLIAAGATKGANLFQGAELVAKYFFDALDMRYEGGVLVKSVEGKGEIGKHPDFLKQAFELGRSAATARDLSSDAR
- a CDS encoding cytochrome c3 family protein; this encodes MRESLLRCCFLAALVGLSALDGASGADKPPISDLSQECIDCHSTATPGMVADWRRSRHATVTPQEALKKPELQRRITDRKIPDKLSAVVVGCAECHMLNPDAHKDTFNHNDQKVHLLVTPKDCAVCHATEAEEYDKNLMSHAWANLAKNDLYKTLGKDINGIKTFKDMKTSTANPDEKTLADSCFQCHGTAIEVKGMNKRDTDFGEMEFPVLAGWPNQAVGRLNTDGSQGSCTPCHSRHQFSLQMARKPYTCSQCHKGPDVPAYQAYSVSKHGNLFFSLRDEWEFKSVPWTVGKDFAGPTCAVCHVALLVSPEGDVIAKRTHRMNDRLPWRIFGLPYAHPHPISPDTTIIRNQDGQPLPTALTGQPAAKFLIDPEEQTKRREAIQKVCNACHTQDWVKGHWERFENTINTTNEMTLTATNILFKAWDEKVADKSNMFDEAIERQWTQEWLFYANSTRFASAMVGADYGVFAHGRWHLSRNIQDMVDHLKFLLQNKKK
- a CDS encoding peroxiredoxin codes for the protein MDTLEKRNVLASRIVVAVLVLCSLAAPAFGDVLDYCIYNPGQLKPVDSGSKMKVGDPAPDFILPDLAGGRVALSEYRGKKNVVLSFVPAAWTPVCSQQWPGYNIAQDIFDQTDAVLIGISVDNVPTLYAWTQQMGKLWFPVLSDFWPHGEVAAKYGVLRSDGVSERALFVIDKKGVIRHIDVHDINIMPRLEDLAKELAKLEK